The genomic window CCACTTTATGAGGCATCACTGCCTTTGTATATAGTGAAAAGCTACTTTACCATCATCCACATGTGACCGTTTCCGTTTCTTATTGCCCTCCAAAACCGAAACAGACTGACTTCGAGGAAGTTTTGTCTTCTTTGATGGCGAAAGCATCTCTTGGTTGAAGAGGTTTCTCCGAACTTTTGTTACCTCTGTAAATATAAAgttaacagaacagaactgagaTTTTCCACACATAACTCtgatttcatctgtgtgtgttcaatatTTTAACTGTAAATGTTCAGCATGAACTTGTACAGAGCTAAACAGTTCTGGCAGGACAGTGTTGAGTGTAACTGTTTAACCTCTGTTCTGCTCAAGGGCCATAACCCCCATGGCAGACCAACACCTCCAGTTTGATGAGTAAAGAATGTTAAGGTCTTGTACCTTGAGCAGTCTGCTTTTGTGGTGGCATCTGATCCAAGTCTGTCTTTtcagcaggtacacacactttGGGTTTGGTCTGTCAGATAACAAAGAGTGAGAGTTTGAATATTAGTAAATTTGGTAGCTACGGCTTCGTGtcagtaacaaaataaaacaaaaaactcaaaacaaaagacaaaacaaaacaaaacattttagacACTGTAGAGCTTATTTGTGGTACAGTGAGATGGCTATAAGACAAGAAATGTATTCACAAACCAGACTTCACTCAGGAATAGGAATTATAAAAGTGGGAGGGACAAAGAGACATGTTGACTGGATACGAGTAAACACTCACCAGTCTGGTGGACTTTCTGGGCACCTCTATTTGACGGAGGGCCTGAGATGCTTCAGTCATACTTTTGTGTCTGGTGATCATCCCGTTCcttaaacacacagatgaaaaacacttagtttttgtttttgagctGCTCTCAGTGTCTAATCTCAGAATTACCACTGGGCAGAATGGTAATCACCAGATGCAGGCTTTCACAATACTCATAAACAGACCAAGCTCCTCAGTGTTTAGTTTGATCACTGGCCCAAACTGGCTCAGCTAGACTCTGATCAACTCATAGTGAACAAAGCATTATGGCACAGAAAACTTAGGCTTTCAGCTATCCTGTACTCTCCTTAAAATGGCTCTAAAGATGGGAGTTTGCAGAATTCTACTGGGTTTTGGTGGTAAGATGAAAAATGCTAAGATCCTCAGGCAGCCATAACACGAGGCTCAGGTTAAAACAGACTCCTCCTGTCagccagtcaacacacagagctgaaatgATAAGATCCAATATAAAGGTTGAAACAAGAACACTGTACTTAGTGTTTGCCTCTAAAAATTTATAGACTTTGAACAACTTTATCTCTGCCACTGACAGTTAACAATAAActccctcagtcaataactgcCGCTCTTTACTGAGGGAGCGTCACTTATTTGTGGAGTCATAAAGAGAGGAGATGGGATTTCTCCCTCCCAAAGTTACTCACCTCCTCTTTATTTCATGAGCGTGAAAGCCTGAAGTGTAATAGTAATGTAAGCATATTCAAACAGGGACAGCACAGCCAGGGAGAGAGTGTCTATCCCCAGTCTTTCCCTTGAATTAGTCCTTTTCTTCAAATAAAGGTCAGCGGCTCTGAGACAAACAGCCCCATGTTTAAGTCCTCTCCACAAGGTGAAAGAcaacgagagaaagaaacagacaagcaGGCCTTGTCTAATACTGCTCCTTTCTCTGGGGACTCACCTCCTTTTCCGGGCAGAGCGATTCCTGAGCTCCTCCAGGTGCTCCCCGACCTCTGAGCTCTGGCTATTTTTAACAGAGGGCACTGAGGGATTTGGCGACACGCCGTCCTTCAGCACAGAGTCATCACTGAAGAAGTCTGAGGGCAGGGCAGTGACCAGGGCCTCAGGCAGCTGTGTTCCCAGGCTGTGGTACACTTCCGCAAGGGCTTTAGGGATGCTATTCAGGTACCTGTAATAGGTTAGATGAGAGACTACTGGTAAAGATCTAAGACTATGACTTAACTTGAATTCTCCCACTTGAGTGTTTGGTTTAATCCACCATGTCATTTGTAACATGAAATGCAAATTTTTAGTGTCTCAGACTTCACATTGCCTCATGACCTTACCTAATTATGAGTTGTTTAAGTCAAGTTATTCCACAGAATTTCTGAATATTCAACTACAATTGGccaataaataattatttttgcaTGAAAAAACGTCATGTTGCCATCAATGCAAGATGTCTTTACGTGAAATTAGAGTAAATGAATAAGCAGTTATTAAAACAAACCACTGAGAGCTTAAATGTGTCTTTAGGGGTAATCAGTTTGGACTCAGCAACAGAAAATCTGTCCAAGCAAGAATGGAACCCTTGACAGGATGTTCAGCATGGAAGAACAGAGCCAGAGATTGGACTGGAATTTCAGTTtgcagggaaaaacagaaacactccaATAAAAGTACTTCATTGGCAGGATAACATACAGAAAAAGAGGTCTACTGTTTGAAAATAAAGCCTTTTAGGGTTCACATGAGGGTCAAACCATCCAGTTTTACTCCTTCCTTAACAGCATATTCATTCTCTGAGCATTATCCTCCatgggagctttttttttttttttaatcccaggTAAGTGTTTAATCCAACTACTAATGAAATCATAGCATGCAAGTATACTCAGACACTGCTATTCCATCATTTCCTAAACACTTACGCAGGTAGAATCTCTTCCTGCATGAACGCAGTCAGATACACAGGGTCTTTAGTTAAGGAGATTATCCGCAGCATATCAGCAACCTAcgacaaaaataaatcaatcaataaacgaatgaataactgaatgaacagaaatgaacaccAGTTAACCAGGAGCAGTCATCATTTCTTCAAAAGCCAAAGCATTTGGGGTTCACCACACATTTCACTGACATTACAGAATACGAGTTTCTCACCTCTTCCACAAACTCTTCCACGTGGTCTGCGTTCACTTGGCCATCAGAAGACATGTGTCTGCACAGTTCAAGTCTGAGAAGAGACTGCAGCTTGCATCTATGAAAAAGTCAGTCAGCAGTCTTAAACCAGGGCATTAAGATAAACTCTGAAAACTGGTTTACAGACCAAATGCTCTCACGTATTCAACAAATCTGAATTAATAAAAGTGCTGTAAGGCAGCACAAAGCACTGGCCAAAGTACAAATGTCCAGTAGAGCAGATCAGATACAGCACTTAAAGCCTGTTAGGTGCCATACTCTTTCAAATGTTCAGGGTACAGAttctcagtgaaaataaaacccCAGAGTGTCCCTCATAGCAGCTTAACAATGATTCACAAAATCTTTCCCCGTTACTACAGTCTGTAGTATTACTAAATTCGCTGTCAGTCATGCCAGTGCAATAAATACAACGTACAATGTTACTACtttactgattaaaaaaaaagtgcttactCCATTGCAGTACAGTGCTTTACTACTGAGCCATCCCTGTCTGTATACAAACCCCAAACTTTTTTCACTGAGCAACACGTCTGACAAGCACCGCAGGTGAAAACAGTCTAGGAAGGTAAGATCTTACTCTCTGATTTTGTTTCCAACATCTGGAGTGTTTCCGTATGACAGCCTCACACATTTACTGGTTTTCAAGAGGTTCCTCTCCATAATGGGCAGCAACTGTACCTGCTAACAAGAGTAAGAAAAAGGACAACCAACtgttaaacactgaaaaaaggCAGGTGTAAATAATCTCCTCTTTCCTATATACAGTACATGGTTCAGTGTCACCTCCTGATCCTGTGAGGACTTCAGATAGGTTTTGACAGCAGACAGGAGGCCATGGAcctgagtgaggagagaggagtctCTGTCTGCTACAGCACTCTGATAGCTCCCTTTCAGATGAGAAAACAGATCCTCCTCATTTTTAAACCCtacaaggaaaaacaaagattCAGAAGAAAACAACTCGTCACATATTTAACAGCACCGTCCCAATGCTTGAGGTGACATTAGACCTGTATATGAAGAGTCTGGCTCACACATCATTGGTTGAGCTGATAAAGTTTGTGTGAAGTGGTCTGAGACACTCACGTGAGATACTAGAGCCTGCTTTAGTCCGATCTCCCGAGCGTCTCTTGCCTGGCTGTTCAGATCCCCTGGCAAGCCCTGACGAGCCTGGATCAGCCTGAGTCTTCTGAGCCATGGCGTTCAGCCGCGCCACGTTAAGCATCTGTAGTGAGCGACTCATACTCTTCATCTTCTGCCTCACCGGTGTGCGCTGTGTGCCACCTTCAGAGCAGGTAATTATCAATATACAACAAATTCATGATAAAAATGTgataacaaaagaaacaaataaactatGATTCTACGGTATTGGGGCTGTAGTTACGTTTCTTGTTCCTGACGCTGGTGCTGGGCTCAGATGCACAGCTCTGGTAAAGCTCTGAGAGCTGGCTAATCAGCTCTGGGTGGGTGTCAGAACTGCcctctcccatctcctcccccctctctggAGCAGCATGGAGAAGCCTGAATACATGAGCAACAGACAGAAAGGCATTTACCAAAatcatttttcccctttggCAAATAACCCAGTTCTAAGGAATTTCAACTTCATCCCCAGGGTCTAGTCCACCTCTTTGACTTAATTTGTAAAAAGTCAATCTAAGTTCAATCCAAACACCATGTTTACTGAGAAGAGCAACAACGGGAACTTTACCTCATTGACTCCATCAGGTGACAGCTGACCCCTGAGGCGTCAGAGTGAGGAAACCAGGTCTGAGCCAGTCCAGACCACACTGAAGCAGACTGCTGTTTCAGCTCCTGTCCAGCCCAGTCAGGAACTACAGAGCTCTCTGCTGGTTCTATGGGCACAAACAACACCATTCAGGGACAATGAAATAGTCTTATCACAAACGACAAAATAACTCTTAATGAAAACTACTAACATACTAATATGGGCTTAAGGCTCAACAGGTGTTACCTGAGTGGTCGTCCTTTTCATTGTCCATGATGTTAAACATGACACCAAGCAcactgctcacaacatcagGTAAATCAGAGGAGTTTTCTACGGTCTCTGGGAGAATAAGGTCGGCTGTCAGGGCCTGGTCTTCCTGGGTAACGACTGGCTGAAGTAGAGTGAGCAAGGCTACTGAGGAGGACAAGGGAGACAGCAAGGCGGAACACACCAGATCCCCAGCTCTGATGTCTGTCATCtgcatgcaaatacacacacacacacctaaacacaaaGTCTCACACTAGTTGCAAATATCCATCACACTATTTGGTAAAAGGCTGTTTAAAGctaatttaatgtattttaccTTAACTGCTCAAATCAatcttttaatctttaattCATTTACCATGTAGCATGCTTGAGTGGAGAGCTCTTTGAGGAGGCTGTGGACCAAGGCATAACTCTGACCAGTATTTTGGCACTGCAGCAGCCAGCAGCCAGAGGCCACCTGTATGAGGGAGAGTGTGTCCAGGCTCTGCAGTACTCCTCTGAGTGTCACAGTCACGGGGGAGAGGAGACACCTCTGCCCACAGGAAACAGGCTCTAATGACACTGGGCAGCTCTGGGCATCCTCAcctaaaacacaacagaaaattcACACTGTGTTGTTCACAACAAACACCAGAGCACAGACATTAAATAATACCACATTCCTATTATCTGTTGCATGCAACTACAGCAAACCGTATTAATGTAATCTGTATAAATTATTCACCTGTTCCAAAGCACAGAACTCCTTCAAAGACAGGAAAGGATTTGCGATACGTTTCCTCCGGTGACAGAATATAATCAATGATGGAGTCAGCAAGACAGCTTCCTCTTCCCTCAGCTTTGACAGTGTTTAGTCCAGAGTGATCTTCGTGACACGTCAGGGGCAAGGAGAAGGAGCACATGGGAGTCACTCTACCACCAACCTGTCTCAATCTCTCGGCTATAACCTCAGCCCCCTCAGTATCACTGACTCCTGTGACCTGATTGAAGTAAACAGAACCCAGTCATTTACAactttcattaaatattcagtgttaGTACTTTGACAAAACCATTGGAAAGGAAGTTACCTCCGAATATAATGTGGCATTGATCCAATGAAGAACAATTTTCCGCAGAAACAGCATATCAACGAGCCCTTTTGGCAGGACAAGTTCGGGCAGGTCTTTCTGACGGCCACTGCCACCGCTGGTCAGAGACAAAAACTCCCGCAATTCCGTCATGGAACGGGGACactcagagagaagaaacagaataTTTTCACCGAGACCCGAGTGATCGTCTTCTGCGGCAGAAACATGTTTGCCACTTCCACTCGACCTTTTGAGTCGCACTGTCGGTTTTGTGGGAGATGTAATATCGGGTCTGTCCCACTGAAAGTCCAGAACAATTTCTTTCAAGGCATTCTGCAGGATACCAGCTGGACTGGATTGTTGTTTGGACAGTGAAGACGACTTCCGTCGTAGATTAAACTTGTTTATTAATTCCTCCTCAAAATCCTGGAAAGCTTTGTCTGTGAGCTCTTTGAAGTCTGTTCCTCTGGTTATAAGGGTAGAACTCTTCACAGTCCTCGTGTGGATAAACCTATAGCCCCATCGCACTTTCTCTAAACCATATTTAAAGGCAAAATTCAGCAAAATCCTCAGAACACACTGTTTTACATGATGGTTATTGAAATAGCTGGATCCACTCGTGTCGTTAACTATTCCCCGACTTTCCACGTCGATTAAAAAAACCACGTTATGCGAGGCCATAACGCAAACTACTTTCCAAGTTAAGAAAAAACGAAGCACCTTATATCAGCTACATTCGACAATGTGCGTTATATACTTCTGACCAGAGACGCATACTCAATTTCTAACGTTCAAAACTGCAGCTGACATGGGTACGTTTTTACACTTCCATTTAGCTAATACTAGTTCGTTTAGCATAGTGCACACCATTCAGTTAGCACAGTACACAAAACTCTTAGCTAAGCTAACAACATTGGAACAAATGACATGTTGTGTCTTAATATTGAATAAAACAGCTTCGTAGCAAATGCTAGCTGAAATTAAATCTCATCGTAAGCACAGTcgttaaaagcaaaaaatacagtttgacaTATTTGTCATACATTTAAACGATATTTCCCAAATTCATTCGTTTCAACTAGCCATTTTGAATTGCCTTTCCCTCTTCGCGCTTCTCACTAAAATTTCCGATATCTTTTTGTTCATTGGCTAAGGGGTAAAGTCTTGCGTTTAACTTACTTAACGTCACTCACCCCGTCTTCTTTGATAGGATGTTAGTCACATCAATCACAAACAATGACGTTATAGATTGAATTGGCACAAATTATATTTTACATGTTAGTTTTGGTGTGTAAACACTcagtaaaac from Chanos chanos chromosome 2, fChaCha1.1, whole genome shotgun sequence includes these protein-coding regions:
- the ticrr gene encoding treslin; the protein is MASHNVVFLIDVESRGIVNDTSGSSYFNNHHVKQCVLRILLNFAFKYGLEKVRWGYRFIHTRTVKSSTLITRGTDFKELTDKAFQDFEEELINKFNLRRKSSSLSKQQSSPAGILQNALKEIVLDFQWDRPDITSPTKPTVRLKRSSGSGKHVSAAEDDHSGLGENILFLLSECPRSMTELREFLSLTSGGSGRQKDLPELVLPKGLVDMLFLRKIVLHWINATLYSEVTGVSDTEGAEVIAERLRQVGGRVTPMCSFSLPLTCHEDHSGLNTVKAEGRGSCLADSIIDYILSPEETYRKSFPVFEGVLCFGTGEDAQSCPVSLEPVSCGQRCLLSPVTVTLRGVLQSLDTLSLIQVASGCWLLQCQNTGQSYALVHSLLKELSTQACYMMTDIRAGDLVCSALLSPLSSSVALLTLLQPVVTQEDQALTADLILPETVENSSDLPDVVSSVLGVMFNIMDNEKDDHSEPAESSVVPDWAGQELKQQSASVWSGLAQTWFPHSDASGVSCHLMESMRLLHAAPERGEEMGEGSSDTHPELISQLSELYQSCASEPSTSVRNKKRGTQRTPVRQKMKSMSRSLQMLNVARLNAMAQKTQADPGSSGLARGSEQPGKRRSGDRTKAGSSISRFKNEEDLFSHLKGSYQSAVADRDSSLLTQVHGLLSAVKTYLKSSQDQELLPIMERNLLKTSKCVRLSYGNTPDVGNKIRECKLQSLLRLELCRHMSSDGQVNADHVEEFVEEVADMLRIISLTKDPVYLTAFMQEEILPAYLNSIPKALAEVYHSLGTQLPEALVTALPSDFFSDDSVLKDGVSPNPSVPSVKNSQSSEVGEHLEELRNRSARKRRNGMITRHKSMTEASQALRQIEVPRKSTRLTKPKVCVPAEKTDLDQMPPQKQTAQEVTKVRRNLFNQEMLSPSKKTKLPRSQSVSVLEGNKKRKRSHVDDGKRHTLLTKKVSETPLHKQVSSRLLHRQMTGRRSDATNVCVVEESPVKPADLRRSPRIKNLTRRHSSFFYSSSQPRSRNLNRVLSSSQLTHSESKKGSYGVNVNVVRSPVRLLFGATQSPGCHSVSSQGTRTRRRSPLGFRHSDVFESPRKTSEKSSHGQYQSAAGSRTPKTPCSSARAQASPLSKSPGVVIGDSGMTLRGSPFRSPAWKSLVLETPHKASPLKSILKTPVKNSPNGSCGLQSPNTRTARKSVTWSPSPRKPRSERSGIPFKVPESPQALTRSSPRLLTPKKADSAFKYPTDMADVFKTLEKVPHREKNISPEIIQHKTPESPGLYGTQTETQTFPFQNANVAESPDYLSPPAPDIRTPSKSHRQMSSMLKCSGRTPVKDSTAVSPCKTRTPSTKCSSELQRPVNLLEGLSETKCLKSVAEEPYRQRLRSQSSGNLATDEVRLIESLPNQGMNILSPERHLKTADNLTPQGASVQGDGEGSTDSQGFESSQFSTTTTDEDSIDISEASVVKTQLTGGIKMNISFSRKASKVFEFIGKGESPVETTPSRSYGFRQTADRRQREAAARLGYSPGPPKFSTPRASGTPAQRRRPAAPNSLSYQVEMEMQASGLPKLKFKRTDSFNVGNGAVRATTPNATSAKASHIDSPLTLCAKHRDPSYLSPSLCTRGTPAKGTPGKGGTQTYICQSYTPTQVPSNASPPGPGDTAPWTPSPQRRGHSTPESLNSWPRKKRARMSVLWSKDQGMKGEPLSYGMEILEDPELEGVFRLQEVEELKESVPLRMGEKPLLRASRNHEKDQLGSPESMNWTETLGQHSGGSEHQRFVTPPNSKVKKPVSASGIIALTQSPLLYSGKTTTSERCTIDGTEPEVDTSPFSQPQKRTAHGRTYSRKRLLS